The proteins below come from a single Rhizobium tropici CIAT 899 genomic window:
- a CDS encoding VOC family protein, translating to MAKMIHSMIRVLDEARSIEFYDKAFGLKVADRIAFETFTLVYLSNAETGFELELTVNQGRTEPYAQGDAYGHLAVSVAELKDEHARMIQLGLNPGKIIELNRDGKLFALLFFVTDPDGYKIEVVQRLGRFK from the coding sequence ATGGCCAAGATGATCCACTCGATGATCCGCGTGCTCGACGAAGCGCGCTCGATCGAATTCTACGACAAGGCTTTCGGCCTCAAGGTTGCCGACCGCATTGCCTTCGAGACCTTCACCCTGGTCTATCTCAGCAATGCCGAGACCGGATTCGAACTGGAATTGACCGTTAACCAGGGCCGCACCGAGCCTTACGCGCAAGGGGATGCCTATGGTCACCTTGCAGTCTCCGTTGCGGAATTGAAGGACGAGCATGCACGCATGATCCAGCTCGGGCTCAACCCGGGCAAGATCATCGAACTCAATCGTGATGGGAAGCTTTTTGCATTGCTGTTCTTCGTCACCGACCCCGATGGTTACAAGATCGAGGTCGTGCAAAGGCTTGGGCGGTTTAAATAG